The following are encoded together in the Lactuca sativa cultivar Salinas chromosome 1, Lsat_Salinas_v11, whole genome shotgun sequence genome:
- the LOC111888771 gene encoding ADP,ATP carrier protein 1, mitochondrial codes for MTIDHSHHPSVSQKLGLLGSSMTQLRARETGVQQPLYQRQFQYGNYSNAAFQHPTQSSAELSMIVPKVSPICVQAPAEKGLQGFAIDFLMGGVSAAVSKTAAAPIERVKLLIQNQDEMLKSGRLEKPYKGIGECFSRTIKEEGFGSLWRGNTANVIRYFPTQALNFAFKDYFKRLFNFKKDRDGYWKWFAGNLGSGGAAGASSLLFVYSLDYARTRLANDAKAAKKGGERQFNGLVDVYKKTLASDGVAGLYRGFNISCVGIIVYRGLYFGLYDSLKPVVLTGKMQDSFFASFALGWVITNGAGLASYPIDTVRRRMMMTSGEAVKYKSSYDAFSQILKNEGAKSLFKGAGANILRAIAGAGVLSGYDKLQLIVFGKKYGSGGG; via the exons ATGACGATCGATCATTCACATCACCCAAGTGTTTCCCAGAAGCTCGGTCTTCTTGGATCCAGCATGACACAGCTTCGTGCTCGTGAGACTGGAGTCCAGCAGCCACTTTACCAGAGGCAATTTCAATATGGAAATTACTCAAATGCTGCATTTCAGCACCCAACTCAGTCATCAGCTGAACTTTCCATGATTGTGCCAAAAGTATCACCGATCTGTGTTCAAGCCCCAGCTGAGAAAGGTCTTCAAGGGTTTGCTATTGATTTTCTCATGGGTGGTGTCTCTGCTGCTGTGTCAAAAACAGCTGCTGCACCCATTGAACGTGTGAAGCTTTTGATCCAGAATCAGGATGAGATGCTTAAGTCTGGTAGGTTGGAGAAACCATACAAAGGTATCGGTGAATGCTTTAGCAGAACCATTAAGGAAGAAGGTTTCGGATCTTTGTGGAGAGGAAACACTGCTAATGTCATTCGTTATTTCCCAACCCAG GCTTTGAACTTTGCTTTTAAGGATTACTTCAAGAGGCTGTTCAACTTCAAGAAGGACCGTGATGGCTACTGGAAATGGTTCGCCGGAAACTTGGGATCCGGTGGTGCCGCTGGTGCCTCCTCCCTACTTTTTGTCTACTCTCTTGATTATGCAAGAACCCGTTTGGCTAATGACGCCAAGGCTGCAAAGAAGGGAGGTGAAAGGCAATTCAATGGTCTTGTTGATGTGTACAAGAAGACTCTTGCTTCTGATGGAGTTGCTGGACTTTACCGTGGATTCAACATTTCATGTGTTGGAATCATTGTTTACCGTGGTCTTTACTTCGGATTGTACGATTCCTTGAAGCCAGTTGTCCTCACTGGCAAGATGCag GATAGTTTCTTTGCTAGTTTTGCTCTTGGTTGGGTGATCACAAATGGTGCTGGTCTTGCATCTTACCCTATCGACACAGTGAGAAGACGTATGATGATGACATCTGGTGAAGCCGTTAAGTACAAGAGCTCATACGACGCCTTCTCCCAGATCCTGAAAAACGAAGGTGCCAAGTCACTGTTCAAGGGAGCTGGAGCCAATATCCTTCGTGCTATTGCTGGTGCTGGTGTCCTTTCTGGATACGATAAATTGCAGCTTATCGTTTTCGGCAAGAAGTACGGATCAGGCGGCGGCTAA